The region AATCATCAAGAAGCACCTCAAGGTGTACGTAATCGACGCCTACGCCGTTGCCGCGAAGACCGGCATGGGCCGCCGCATCAACACCGTGATGCAGACCTGCTTCTTCAGTAAGCTCGGTAACGTGCTCGACGCCGAAACCGCCATCAAGTACATCAAGAAGTATGCCGAAAAGACTTACGCCAAGAAGGGTCAGGAAGTGGTCCAGAAGAACTGGGACGCTATCGACGCCTCTCTTGCTAACCTGTTCGAAGTCAAGGTTCCTGCTACTGTCACCAGCACCAAGGAATTCCGCGCTCCGATCCACGGCAACGCTCCGAAGTTCGTGAACGAAGTCACCGCAGAAATCATCAAGGGCAACGGCGAACTCCTCCCCGTTTCCAAGATGCCTTGCGACGGCGTGTTCCCGACCGCTACCACCAAGTACGAAAAGCGCGACCTCGCCCTCAACATCCCGTCCTGGAATCCGGACGCTTGCGTGCAGTGCGGCAAGTGCGCCATGGTCTGCCCGCATGCAGCCATCCGCGTGAAGGTCGTTGACGAATCCGCAGTGAAGAACGCTCCGGAAGGCTTCAAGTACACCCCGGCCAAGGGCTTCAAGCTCGAAGGTTCCGACAAGCCGGTATTCGCGATTTCCGTGTCCAGCTACGACTGTACGGGTTGCGGCGTTTGTACGCAGGCCTGTATCGGTAAGGACAAGGCCGACGAAACCAAGAAGGCCATCAACATGGTGCCGCAGGAACCCATCAAGGTCCAGGAAGGCAAGTGCTGGGACTTCTTCGTCGACCTCCCGGAATTCGACCGTACCAAGGTCAACAAGAACCTCGTCAAGCAGGCAATGCTCCTCGAACCTCTGTTCGAATTCTCCGGCTCTTGCGCAGGCTGCGGCGAAACCGCTTACGTGCGTCTCGTTTCCCAGCTGTTCGGTGACCGCATGGTTGTCGCCAACGCTACGGGTTGCTCCTCCATTTACGGCGGTAACCTCCCGACCACACCGTGGGCAAAGAACAAGGAAGGCCGCGGTCCCGCTTGGGCCAACAGCCTCTTCGAAGACAACGCAGAATTCGGTCTCGGCATGCGCCTCGCTATCACGAAGCATACCAAGCAGGCTCTTAGCCTCCTCGAAGCCGTGAACGTTCCTGCCGAACTCAAGGAAAAGCTCACGACCCAGGACCAGTCCGACGAAGCCGGCATCAAGGCCCAGCGTGAAAACGTCGCCGCCCTTAAGGCCGCTCTCGCCGGTGCTACCGACGAAGCATCCGTCAGCCTCCGCGACGAATTCGCCGATTACCTCGTGAAGAAGTCCGTGTGGATCTTCGGTGGTGACGGTTGGGCATACGACATCGGTTACGGTGGTCTCGACCACGTCATGGCAACCGGTGAAAACGTGAACATCTGCGTCCTCGATACCGAAGTGTACTCCAACACCGGTGGACAGGCTTCCAAGGCCACGAACCGTGGCGCAGTCGCCCTCTTCGCCGCCGCCGGTAAGCGCGCCGGCAAGAAGGACCTCGGCCTCATCGCCATGAGCTACAAGAACGTTTACGTGGGCCGTATCGCCCTCGGTGCAAACGACGCTCAGGCCCTGAAGGTTCTCCAGGAAGCGGAAGCACACAATGGTCCGTCGCTGATCATCTGCTACTGCCCCTGCATCAACCACGGTTTCGATCTCAACAGCCAGCTTCAGCACCAGAAGATGGCTGTGGATTCCGGTTACTGGACTCTGCTCCGCTACAACCCGGCTCTCGCCGCCGAAGGAAAGGCTCCGCTTATCCTCGACTCCAAGAAGCCGACGATTCCGGTCGCAGAATACATCTACACCGAAAACCGCTACAAGCAGCTCACCCGTAACAATCCGGAAGTTGCCAAGAAGCTCGCCGACGACCTCCAGAAGGAAGTTGATGCACGCTATGCATTCTACGACGCCATGTCCAAGGATACGGAAGGGTTGATCAGCCTGTAAGCCGCAAGGATGTCATCCCCGCGAAGGCGGGCGGACAGCACTTAGCACTTTAGTGCTTAGTGCGCATGGCCACCAAGGTGGGGATCTCCCTTTACAAAAAGGCTCCCGTTCGAAAGAACGGGGCCTTTTTTTATATTTTGTCCAAAAAAGAGGAGTAACAGATGCGCTTTTTTATTTTCAGCTTGATGTTGGCGGCTGCAGCCCATGCCATTACTTGTACAGAAGGACAATTCTTATTTTCGAAAGACAAGGGCAGTTTTTACCTTAATGAAGACGATGTCATCATTGATAAATACTTTGTGGATTTCATCGATAGCGAGGACTCCAGTTCTTATAAATATATACGTGAGCAAGGTC is a window of uncultured Fibrobacter sp. DNA encoding:
- the nifJ gene encoding pyruvate:ferredoxin (flavodoxin) oxidoreductase produces the protein MAKKMIACDGNEATASVAFAVSEVAAIYPITPSSPMAEHADNWSAAGKKNIWGQVPRVFEMQSEGGAAGTVHGALQAGALTTTFTASQGLLLMIPNMYKIAGELTPTVFHVTARALAMQGLSIFGDHSDVMACRQTGFAMLASSCVQECQDLALVAHASTLESRVPFMHFFDGFRTSHEVMKIEALEDGVIRNVIDEKYVKACRERCLTPDRPTMRGTAQNPDVYFQGRETVNPFYLKVPEIVQKYMDKVASYTGRQYHIVDYVGAADADRVIISMGSSTCTIGDTVKYLNSKGEKVGLVNIRLYRPFPMEAVVAALPKTVKKIAVLDRCKEPGSAGEPLFQDALTAISEAVMAGKMAMPKMIGGRYGLSSKEFTPAMVKAIYDELAKADPKARFTVGINDDVCHTSLTIDPNFKLESDFFQAMFFGLGSDGTVGANKNSIKIIGNETDNYAQGYFVYDSKKSGSMTTSHLRFGKSIIDAPYLIGENEADFVACHHTPHLESVNMLKYAKDGATFLVNTPHSADTVWDTFPRPVQEEIIKKHLKVYVIDAYAVAAKTGMGRRINTVMQTCFFSKLGNVLDAETAIKYIKKYAEKTYAKKGQEVVQKNWDAIDASLANLFEVKVPATVTSTKEFRAPIHGNAPKFVNEVTAEIIKGNGELLPVSKMPCDGVFPTATTKYEKRDLALNIPSWNPDACVQCGKCAMVCPHAAIRVKVVDESAVKNAPEGFKYTPAKGFKLEGSDKPVFAISVSSYDCTGCGVCTQACIGKDKADETKKAINMVPQEPIKVQEGKCWDFFVDLPEFDRTKVNKNLVKQAMLLEPLFEFSGSCAGCGETAYVRLVSQLFGDRMVVANATGCSSIYGGNLPTTPWAKNKEGRGPAWANSLFEDNAEFGLGMRLAITKHTKQALSLLEAVNVPAELKEKLTTQDQSDEAGIKAQRENVAALKAALAGATDEASVSLRDEFADYLVKKSVWIFGGDGWAYDIGYGGLDHVMATGENVNICVLDTEVYSNTGGQASKATNRGAVALFAAAGKRAGKKDLGLIAMSYKNVYVGRIALGANDAQALKVLQEAEAHNGPSLIICYCPCINHGFDLNSQLQHQKMAVDSGYWTLLRYNPALAAEGKAPLILDSKKPTIPVAEYIYTENRYKQLTRNNPEVAKKLADDLQKEVDARYAFYDAMSKDTEGLISL